GAAATGATGCAGATCCCACTTCACCCGACAAATCTAACTCATTAATCAAAGCAGGCAAACCAAGCTCCGCGTATTCCTTTGTTAGATCCGTTGCAAACTGATTCGCTAAACATGTAGAAATAATAAACACATCCGCAAGCTCGCCACCTACCGTATCTGGGTCCTTCTCCTCCGTGAGCAGTAACTCTGCCAGTTCTCCAAGCTCTTCCGTTACCCTAGCAAGCCCAGAAAGTGTTCGCCAGTACCCACCCAAATGTCTAATTGATTGATCAATAAGCTTTTGATAATCTTCTATCGTATGTAACGTCAGATCTGTCATTATGTCCCCCTACTATGTATGAATGTATGATTAGTATACTAGAAGAAGGATGATAATTTGTAGTGGAAGCTTGGTAGGAGTTGGGGGATTGATTTGATTCGGTGGCTATCGTTTTGATTCTGCGTTCTATCGTTTCATTTACTGGTCCATAGTTCAATTTAGACTTCTATCGTTTCACTTTGCCCTTCTATCACTCCAAATAGGCGGCTATCGCTCCACTTTTACCTTCCATCGCTCCAACCCGAGGTCCATCGCTTTCTTTTCCACTCCATTGCTCCAATCCAAGGTCCATTGCTCCACTTTTCCACTCCATCGCTCCAACCCAAGGTCCATCGCTCCACTTTTCCACTCCATTGCTCCAACCCAAGGTCCATTGCTCCACTTTTCCACTCCATCGCTCCAACCCAAGGTCCATCGCTCCACTTTTCACCTCCATCGCTCCCCTCCCCCTACCCGAGCGTACTTCCTTGCTAATTACCCCATTCCGACATACACTACTTTTACAGAAACAGTTTTTAGGAGGAAAAAGGAATGAATATTGAAATTTGGTCAGATTTTGCTTGCCCGTTTTGTTATATTGGTAAACGGAAACTAGAGAAGGCTCTTGATCAATTTGAACATAAAAATGAAGTGACAACAGAGTTTAAAAGCTTTGAGCTTGATCCTAATGCTCCTAAGCAGACGGATAAAAGTATGGCTGAAATTCTTGCTGGTAAATATAGAATGCCGATTCAACAAGCTGAGGCGACAACAGCTAATGTTGCTGCTCAGGCTGCTGATGTTGGTTTGACTTATCATTTTGATACGATGCAACCGACTAACATGTTGGATGCGCATCGCTTAACTCATTACGCAAAAACAAAAGGCAAAGCGAATGAACTTGCTGAGCGTCTGCTTCATGCGTATTTTACAGAGTCGAAACATCTTTCCACACCTGCTACATTGATCGAGCTTGCTGGTGAGGTTGGCTTGGATCAACAGGAGGCTAAACAGGTATTAGAAAGTAATCAATATGCAGATGCGGTTAAAAACGATCACA
The nucleotide sequence above comes from Alkalicoccobacillus plakortidis. Encoded proteins:
- a CDS encoding DsbA family oxidoreductase; protein product: MNIEIWSDFACPFCYIGKRKLEKALDQFEHKNEVTTEFKSFELDPNAPKQTDKSMAEILAGKYRMPIQQAEATTANVAAQAADVGLTYHFDTMQPTNMLDAHRLTHYAKTKGKANELAERLLHAYFTESKHLSTPATLIELAGEVGLDQQEAKQVLESNQYADAVKNDHNHGIQLGLQGVPFFVINQKYVISGAQQPATFLETLNNAWEEEVATKQDQPANDACSDGLCKM
- a CDS encoding MazG nucleotide pyrophosphohydrolase domain-containing protein encodes the protein MTDLTLHTIEDYQKLIDQSIRHLGGYWRTLSGLARVTEELGELAELLLTEEKDPDTVGGELADVFIISTCLANQFATDLTKEYAELGLPALINELDLSGEVGSASFHFLQLSQTAWQCSSYH